From the Lathyrus oleraceus cultivar Zhongwan6 chromosome 4, CAAS_Psat_ZW6_1.0, whole genome shotgun sequence genome, one window contains:
- the LOC127137092 gene encoding uncharacterized mitochondrial protein AtMg00810-like produces MANNILMDICFTRGGNRFPTLTHSVKMGMIFGASSFVKHNEDMILLVSLFVDGLIYTGNNQQIEDDVCYDRYREDEILPWGGSCRLTKDENGKPDDATRYKQMARSLMYLLASRSDLAYLVCLVARYMERPTEIHLETMERILRYLKGTVNLGVLYKMNDEMKLQGWSGSGYVGVSDDRKSTTGYVFKHGSYLIPLSSKKKPIATLLSIGAKFVITTSCACQLVWKYSSQTWSDSESGYNYHV; encoded by the exons ATGGCTAACAACATTCTAATGGATATATGCTTTACAAGAGGTGGGAACAGATTTCCAACTTTGACTCATTCAGTCAAAATGGGTATGATCTTTGGAGCTTCTTCATTTGTGAAGCACAATGAGGATATGATCTTATTAGTCAGCTTGTTTGTAGATGGTCTAATCTACACAGGAAATAATCAACAAATTGAGGACGATGTTTGTTATGACAGATATAGGGAAGATGAGATACTCCCTTGGGGTGGAA GTTGTAGGTTGACCAAGGATGAAAATGGAAAGCCAGATGATGCCACAAGATACAAGCAAATGGCGAGAAGCTTAATGTATTTGCTTGCGTCTAGGTCTGATCTAGCCTATTTAGTATGTTTGGTTGCTAGATACATGGAAAGACCAACTGAAATTCATTTAGAAACAATGGAAAGAATCTTAAGGTATCTAAAGGGAACTGTGAATTTAGGAGTCTTGTACAAGATGAATGATGAGATGAAACTGCAAGGGTGGTCAGGCTCAGGTTATGTAGGAGTTAgtgatgacagaaaaagcactACAGGGTACGTGTTTAAACATGGATCATATCTTATTCCATTATCTTCAAAGAAGAAACCCATTGCGACTCTTTTAAGCATTGGAGCTAAGTTTGTTATAACAACCTCATGTGCTTGTCAACTAGTGTGGAAGTATTCTTCCCAAACTTGGTCAGACTCAGAATCAGGGTATAATTATCATGTGTGA